A single region of the Vicia villosa cultivar HV-30 ecotype Madison, WI linkage group LG4, Vvil1.0, whole genome shotgun sequence genome encodes:
- the LOC131596579 gene encoding probable 1-acyl-sn-glycerol-3-phosphate acyltransferase 4 isoform X1, translating to MYKNHKVTTQKHKRKKKINKLSQEGRLLQKMEVCVPLKSDNRLKHRPLTVLRFIRGVICLVVFLSTAFMCLVYLSPLAVVGLRLFSVRYSRKAVSFFFGLWLSMWPFLFEKINKTKVVFSGDSIPMRERVLLIANHRTEVDWMYLWDLALRKGRLGFIKYILKSSLMKLPIFGWGFQILEFIAVERRWEIDEKILQQNLSTFQDPKDPLWLSIFPEGTDYTEKKCKSSQKFAAEVGLPVLTNVLLPKTKGFHTCLEALRGSLDAVYDVTIAYKNQCPSFLDNVFGLDPSEVHMHIRRIPVDEIPVSETKAASWLMNTFQIKDQLLSDFKIQGHFPNPQNEEGISTFKCLLTLTLIVSFTALFTYFTFFSHIGFKLYVGLSCAYLSIATRYKIQLMPLTDYVHAFYNNKKQKNV from the exons ATGTACAAGAACCACAAAGTAACAACACAGAAAcataaaagaaagaagaaaattaaTAAACTCTCTCAAG AAGGGAGATTATTGCAGAAGATGGAAGTTTGCGTGCCTCTCAAATCCGATAATAGATTAAAGCACCGTCCTTTGACTGTTCTTAGGTTTATAAGGGGTGTGATATGTTTGGTGGTGTTTCTTTCAACTGCTTTCATGTGTTTAGTATACCTTTCGCCGCTTGCAGTTGTAGGGTTGCGGCTTTTCAGTGTTCGTTATAGTAGGAAGGCGGTTTCGTTCTTTTTTGGACTTTGGTTATCGATGTGGCCGTTTCTTTTTGAAAAGATAAATAAGACTAAAGTTGTGTTTTCTGGGGATAGTATTCCGATGAGGGAACGTGTGTTGCTTATTGCCAATCATAGAACTGAGGTTGATTGGATGTATTTGTGGGATCTTGCGCTTCGAAAGGGAAGACTAGGGTTTATAAAATATATCCTTAAGAGTAGCTTGATGAAACTGCCGATTTTCGGTTGGGGGTTTCAGATTCTGGAATTCATTGCAGTGGAGAGGAGGTGGGAGATAGATGAGAAAATATTGCAACAAAATCTTTCAACATTTCAGGATCCCAAAGATCCTTTATGGCTATCTATTTTTCCTGAAGGAACCGATTATAC TGAGAAGAAGTGTAAAAGTAGTCAAAAGTTTGCTGCTGAAGTTGGGCTTCCGGTGCTGACAAATGTATTACTTCCAAAAACAAAGGGGTTTCACACTTGCTTGGAAGCTCTACGAGGCTCATTGGATGCAG tataTGACGTGACAATTGCATACAAGAATCAGTGTCCTTCCTTTCTGGACAACGTTTTTGGTCTTGATCCTTCAGAAGTACATATGCATATTCGTCGCATTCCTGTAGATGAGATTCCAGTTTCTGAAACAAAAGCTGCTTCTTGGCTAATGAATACATTCCAAATCAAGGACCAACTGCTCTCTGATTTCAAGATTCAAGGCCATTTCCCTAACCCACAAAATGAAGAGGGAATCTCTACATTCAAGTGCCTTCTCACTTTGACCTTGATAGTTTCTTTTACTGCCCTGTTTacttattttacatttttttctcATATCGGCTTCAAGTTGTATGTAGGTCTATCTTGTGCATATCTTTCTATTGCAACGCGCTACAAAATTCAATTGATGCCTTTAACAGATTATGTTCATGCATTCTATAACaacaagaaacaaaagaatgtatag
- the LOC131596579 gene encoding probable 1-acyl-sn-glycerol-3-phosphate acyltransferase 4 isoform X2 produces MEVCVPLKSDNRLKHRPLTVLRFIRGVICLVVFLSTAFMCLVYLSPLAVVGLRLFSVRYSRKAVSFFFGLWLSMWPFLFEKINKTKVVFSGDSIPMRERVLLIANHRTEVDWMYLWDLALRKGRLGFIKYILKSSLMKLPIFGWGFQILEFIAVERRWEIDEKILQQNLSTFQDPKDPLWLSIFPEGTDYTEKKCKSSQKFAAEVGLPVLTNVLLPKTKGFHTCLEALRGSLDAVYDVTIAYKNQCPSFLDNVFGLDPSEVHMHIRRIPVDEIPVSETKAASWLMNTFQIKDQLLSDFKIQGHFPNPQNEEGISTFKCLLTLTLIVSFTALFTYFTFFSHIGFKLYVGLSCAYLSIATRYKIQLMPLTDYVHAFYNNKKQKNV; encoded by the exons ATGGAAGTTTGCGTGCCTCTCAAATCCGATAATAGATTAAAGCACCGTCCTTTGACTGTTCTTAGGTTTATAAGGGGTGTGATATGTTTGGTGGTGTTTCTTTCAACTGCTTTCATGTGTTTAGTATACCTTTCGCCGCTTGCAGTTGTAGGGTTGCGGCTTTTCAGTGTTCGTTATAGTAGGAAGGCGGTTTCGTTCTTTTTTGGACTTTGGTTATCGATGTGGCCGTTTCTTTTTGAAAAGATAAATAAGACTAAAGTTGTGTTTTCTGGGGATAGTATTCCGATGAGGGAACGTGTGTTGCTTATTGCCAATCATAGAACTGAGGTTGATTGGATGTATTTGTGGGATCTTGCGCTTCGAAAGGGAAGACTAGGGTTTATAAAATATATCCTTAAGAGTAGCTTGATGAAACTGCCGATTTTCGGTTGGGGGTTTCAGATTCTGGAATTCATTGCAGTGGAGAGGAGGTGGGAGATAGATGAGAAAATATTGCAACAAAATCTTTCAACATTTCAGGATCCCAAAGATCCTTTATGGCTATCTATTTTTCCTGAAGGAACCGATTATAC TGAGAAGAAGTGTAAAAGTAGTCAAAAGTTTGCTGCTGAAGTTGGGCTTCCGGTGCTGACAAATGTATTACTTCCAAAAACAAAGGGGTTTCACACTTGCTTGGAAGCTCTACGAGGCTCATTGGATGCAG tataTGACGTGACAATTGCATACAAGAATCAGTGTCCTTCCTTTCTGGACAACGTTTTTGGTCTTGATCCTTCAGAAGTACATATGCATATTCGTCGCATTCCTGTAGATGAGATTCCAGTTTCTGAAACAAAAGCTGCTTCTTGGCTAATGAATACATTCCAAATCAAGGACCAACTGCTCTCTGATTTCAAGATTCAAGGCCATTTCCCTAACCCACAAAATGAAGAGGGAATCTCTACATTCAAGTGCCTTCTCACTTTGACCTTGATAGTTTCTTTTACTGCCCTGTTTacttattttacatttttttctcATATCGGCTTCAAGTTGTATGTAGGTCTATCTTGTGCATATCTTTCTATTGCAACGCGCTACAAAATTCAATTGATGCCTTTAACAGATTATGTTCATGCATTCTATAACaacaagaaacaaaagaatgtatag
- the LOC131596580 gene encoding pathogenesis-related thaumatin-like protein 3.5, translated as MALNPNSKAFLLFNMLFLLGNIASAATVFTIQNQCSYTIWPGTLSGNGAAILGKGGFSLAPGASVNLTAPSGWSGRFWARTGCKFDGAGHGQCTTGNCPGGLNCIGGGTPPVTLAEFTIGSAGNGGKDFYDVSLVDGYNVGVGIWANGGTGDCQYAGCVADLNNVCPRELRVRGGGGGGGGSVVACKSACLAFNTEEFCCTGEHSTPETCSATRYSEIFKKACPTAYSYAYDDASSTFTCSGSSYRITFCPRGSS; from the exons ATGGCTCTAAATCCAAACTCAAAAGCCTTTCTTCTCTTCAACATGCTCTTCCTATTAG GTAATATAGCATCTGCTGCTACCGTATTTACCATACAAAACCAATGCAGTTACACAATTTGGCCAGGAACACTTTCAGGCAACGGCGCCGCCATTCTCGGTAAAGGTGGTTTTTCGTTAGCACCCGGTGCATCGGTTAACCTAACTGCACCGTCGGGCTGGTCCGGACGTTTCTGGGCTCGGACTGGTTGTAAATTCGACGGTGCAGGCCATGGACAATGTACCACCGGGAATTGTCCTGGTGGACTAAATTGCATAGGAGGAGGTACTCCACCAGTGACATTGGCGGAATTCACTATCGGATCAGCCGGTAACGGCGGTAAGGACTTCTACGACGTGAGTTTGGTGGACGGTTACAATGTGGGAGTGGGCATATGGGCTAACGGAGGAACCGGTGACTGCCAATATGCGGGGTGTGTTGCCGATTTGAACAATGTTTGTCCGAGGGAACTTAGGGTGaggggtggtggtggtggtggtggcggtTCGGTTGTGGCGTGTAAGAGCGCGTGTTTGGCGTTTAATACGGAGGAATTTTGTTGCACCGGTGAACATTCGACGCCGGAGACATGTTCGGCAACACGGTATTCGGAGATATTTAAGAAAGCATGTCCAACTGCGTACAGTTATGCTTATGATGATGCTTCAAGCACTTTCACATGTTCTGGTTCTAGTTATCGTATCACGTTTTGCCCCAGAGGATCATCGTGA